From the Lytechinus variegatus isolate NC3 chromosome 5, Lvar_3.0, whole genome shotgun sequence genome, the window GAATTGCTGGAGGGAACCTTAGGTTGAATCAGTatgtaaagcaaatattttgGGAAATATCATCGTCACCTGATGATGATTAAAAATGCATCCCATATTAGGGAAGAAAACATCGTAAATAGTTGCTTGTACATAATTGTTGGCTTTCTTTTAAGAAACCTGCATACATAATATCTTCTGATTTGATAACTTATGGAGATCATTTAATGTTTTATAGTCCCTGGTTGTATAATCTCATCTAGCTGATGAGAATATTGGGCTTGTTTACACAAGAAGTGTGTCTATGGGTATATGTTTTAAGCtccatcaattaaaaaatggaCTATTTGACAATTAGATACTGGCGTAAAGATTTCAGGATGTATATGTcgtttaattttttcttttttatttgcatcTGTAGGGTATCCAGAACTACAGTTGGTCCTCTGAATATGTGACGATTGAGAACTGTTTAATGAAAGGTGTTGAACAGTGGGAATGTCAGAACTTTATTGAGGTTTTACAGATGAATTCTGCAGATAACAACAGGCTGTTTGCATGTGGGACCAATGCACAGTCACCCAAGTGTAGATACTTCACAGTAAGTTATACCATCCAATGTTTTCgtgtttatttcaatgtttgGCAGTGTCCAATCATATCGATATCTCATGGCAATCTTGTAATATCCCTGAAAAATAATCCaataaaacaatcaaacaaacaaactatcatttctagtgaaatatatgtcGAAGGAAAGTCCAAATTTTTAACGTGAAACAATGGAAGCGAAAACAAGTTTggaatttttaatgatttatttagaCTTTATAAATGCTGATCTTGGTGTTCTGTCCATTGATTCCCAACCGTTCATTTAGAAATGACTCTTCAAGAGGCAAGCCATAGATGAGAGAGAATTGACTTCTTGTATCTGCTCAAGCAGCAAAACTCCTCCGCTTTCCAAGGCTACCCTCTTTATCAAGCTCTGGCGCTGATTTCATGCAATTGTCTTAATGTATGGGGGCTTTGAAAAGGAAATGCAGGGTTTCAAAACAAATTTGGAAATGCCTGTGTTGAACTCTAGCACAGAAGCTGAATgctaaaaaacaaatattaccGGGGGGCCCTTATTGGGAGTAAATGTTTCACCCCCTTCGCTTGCCCCAACCCCTAAAGCCTGACAGTAAATCTTGGAGAAGAACATTCATCCAGCCATGAATGTTGACTCATTGCTATCTCTCTCCACTCCACATCTAATTGGTGTGATGTTTACAGCCCTCTCGTAATGAAAAATGTCAGAGCGAGAGAGTAGGAATGGGGGATTCAAGCTGTCTCTTGCAAGCCTAGATGACGATTCTGCATGCTCTCATAGATCATGCGAACATGTAATCTGGAGTCTAAATTTTAAAGTGCCCCAACTATATCATGAGAAATAAGTTTTGCACAAaactttcccattttgaaaCCAGATTCTAATCTCCACTCTGACAATTAATCCGGTTTTATCTAGTaactttatgaaaatgaaacaggtgaaataaaaagaaatctgaTGTGAATCTATAGTAGAGGTTTAGATTGATATCATGGTATAATCGTTAAATCAATACATAGATCAagcattttgatatcatttctttgcattagaataaaattgaaacagATATGGCATGAGAATTGTTATCCTTATTATTTAtcttatcaataataatattaattataagaaacatttgtgaaaaatccatattttattgttcaatcTTGAAATACTAAAAAATTGGCTTTGCCTAATCGATTGTTGGCCCGGCAGCTGCTGTGCAGCGCCACAATTCCTACTGTCTGTGTGAGAACCGATATTGGTGTACCAAACTTCATATTGTACCATTTGTTGGTTAAGCCTCCACACATTATGCTCTTTTAAGTGTGTTCTCACTACCCAATATAACACTGGATAGATACTAATGAATTTAGTTCAGTGTGAACATGGTTGGGATCATGTCAGTCACAGATAGTGATCAGTAGGCTTGATCAATTTATGCTAAACGCATCTCTGCTGCGTGGGTGCCCATACCATCATGCCGAACTTAAAGAAGAATAAATTGATGAAGTTAAGCACGCAGGAGGGAGACATCAGACGTGaaaaggggggcacacttgagGCCCTTGCCTGAAACTCGTACTGAATCTAAATGTTTGTTCATCTGATCAAAATGAGAGTTTTTGAGCGGCTGAATGCTTCATGTACTGAATTAACTTTTCCATTTCCTGCGTTGTACTTTGTTTTGTAGACTGTTTTCTATGCAGTATCATTCTCCTCCATGAATGTAAATTGCCTATGTTTAATTTCCAGTTACAGCTgaccaatttcaatttttgtaacACTCACAGTCCTAATTACATTTGCTATCATGGGTTAGCAATCAATCATATATAGCTAGCCTTGTTCAGTAATTCACATCCAATTTTTGAATTTGGTCGTAGTAAGGGATATCGGAAGCTTTCAATTTGGTTTTGGACGCTGTAGCTGATAATGCAATCAGCGCAAGACACCTCACAGTCGTAGTTTCACGCTCTCCGTAGCTTTCTCTGTCAAGGTTAAAGCTAGGATTCTCGGCTGATCGACCCGTGTATGCTTTGTGACTGTGAAATATCCCAGCGTCACATTATTTTACACCTCCTTCCCTATGCATTCAGGATGATGAATCATGACCGGCTTTACTCTTGATGAAAGATGCATCTTTAGATAATAAATTTAGGCTCAAAATTCTGATATATCTGAAATTTACTTCTCTTTAATTGAAAGCTACGTGTCGATATAAAATAGAGCTTTGGGTCTTTGCATTTAAGTTGAGAGAAGTTAATAAGTTTGAATGACTTGCATACTTGCATCTGAGTTAACACCTTTCAGGTGTACAAGAGACAAAGTGAACATTATATTGCTTCAGTCATCATCCATTACAAAGCACTGGGTGTGAGTCTCTAATTAAATGAAACAGCACTACCCCCCAATCTCTGTTTAACTCGTCAAATCATGAGTGTGAAAAGTGTGTTATTGGCACTAAAATGTTCGAGAGCTGTTTGTCATCTGACAACCTCTGACCTCTGACAATATGTTCTGAATTTTAGAGGGAGAATCGTTGAACAAGCCCCTTCCTCATCTTCCCCCTTCTCATAgtagtttttaattttttctttgtaaattgAGTGAGGAAGAATCCAGCTGACGCTTgctggttaccatggcaatcgACTTGTAAGATTTCTCGTTTGATAACAACATCGGGACCCGTTGCGATATTGAGTTTGACGGACGGAGGAAATCAATCGATGCTACAGTGTCAAGAATGTTTTCAAGTTAGAATTCCTCATAGTAAGCAGATTTGACGCTTATTAAAAGTAAGTTTTTCAGTATCGCCCCTTGGGCTGCTAGAACAAACTAGGTGGAAAGTAGATTATCCGTTGTTATGGTTGTCATGGTAACAGAGATAGATGATAATGTTTGTTCTTAATGTTTATTGTATTGCTCGTTTTCTTTCAGGATTCCTCTCTTCAAGACTATGTAGAATCAGATGGAACCTTTATCAGTCCTTTCAACCCCAAGCAAGAGGGTACAGCTCTCTTTGCaggtaaagattttttttgtcatagaGTTGTATCATGTGAAATAGCATTCAATCATTTCAAATTCATCTTGATGTAGCACATCTACAGGTTCTATTGATAAGATATGAAAGCTATGAATTCTTATTTAATAAAGATTTCAATAATTTACATTCATATGGCATATTTTTCTGTTGCTCCTGTATTGATGTTTCACACTAAtatgtattttgataaaaacaaacaagtCAATTATATTAAAGCCACTCgttacaagtttttttttcttatctttgtCATTGGAGGATTAATTGAaacttcaattttcttttctctctctctctctctcttatcagATGGTAACCTATACACAGGTGTTGCCAGGGACTATACTGCTAGAGACTCCGTTATATTCAGATCACAAGGGACACAAAAAGTACTTTACACTAAAATAATGGACTCAACATGGCTCAAGAGTAAGTCTATTGTGTTTGCTTGGTTTTCTGCCAGAAAGATTCTTAGTGTGAATACtagtttattgtttattttttccatgaAAATGTATCAGTGACTTAGCTTTAATCTGAGATTTACTCTAGTTATGTCACTCTTTTGGACCTCAGTTTGGAATTCAGCATGAGGACATGTTGATGAATGCAGGAGCTGGATCACAGAGcaatatttgttgaaaatacaataatattaCAGAACATTGGGgtgtctcacaaagagttaagtatgacttagagttgcacttaaaggATTGATAGCAGTAGTGcacgcgtcctcttggcatgatctgaccagtCCGGCCATGACTTTTATACCGCACGCAACTTGGCattctaagtcatacttaaatctttgtgaaacaccccctggtatTATTATGTTTTAACAAAAATTGCTTTGTAATCCAGTTTCTGCATTCACCCGAAACATGACCTCATGCCAAATACCGAACTGATATCCAAAGAGACTTGGACTTTTcactgaaaaatataaaaatcatttacaaatACGAGTCAGCTGTGTAGGAGTAGGTTAGAATGCTATATTGAAGAACAATCAGTCATGCCTTGggggattttttaaaaataaagatattgtcATTTATCTCAAAAGCAAATATCGTGTGGCCAGGTATTGTTCCTGTTTACTGAATGTTTATTGCTACAGCATTTGATTCAGAATTCTTTAGAAGGTTATTTTGTTACATTGTTGTGTTATTATTCCCTTTTGGCATtaagaattgaataaaaaaagagacatCCTGTTTATCAACTTAATGAAACATGAAAAGTACATTGTCTCAAAGCTATAGCCATGCAGAAGAAAAACATGGATGTATATtgtcatctttatttcttttaaaaaaaggacTAAAATCCTCTGTAAGAAATATTGATATCTAGTTGAATTTCTGGATGAAGTTCAGAGGGATTGATGAACAATCAGAAGATTCTTtgtctgaatatttttttatggaaaatttgaattaacaagcaattttttaaagactttGATGATGAGAAAGATcgaaacaaaatattaatatctcTTGAAAATAGTTGAGTGTATATATCTGTTGGTGTCCgatcattttgaaatgttcataaCTCACTCCATTATTTATCCCCAACAGTTCCAGCATTTATAAAGTCCTTTGATGTAGGAGACTGGATTCTGTTCTTCTTCAGAGAGGTTGCAGTGGAATACACATCAGGAGAGGTAAGAAATGAGTCCAGTCTTGTCATGACTACTGTACATAAAACAACATGTGATTGTTGTATTCAATGCAATATATCATGCCAGTTTTTATGGTCCAATTTCAATAAACAGCTTCAATGTCTGAAAGAGACTAAAAAGTGCTTGTACGTCAAGAGTTACCTGACACTGTTTACATCATAAGGGTTCAAGGGTTGACTTTTCATACTTCATACCTGTAAATCtcatattacatgcatgtttggTCATACATTGTACAATTGATAGTGTGATATAAAAATTGTGGCTTTTGAGAGAACATTGTGATTAATGTCAGTTAAACAACATAAATTGCAGTGACATTAACCATTCAATTTTCATACTTCTAGGATTAcaattcaagttttatttttcatattgttgtAATCTAAACAATGGAATGTTTTGATTGAATCTGGAAaagcaaataaacaaattttgctCTCCATGGTAATTTATTGAAGAGTAAAATGACTCTTATTATAAGGCAAACAAACAAGTTTTATTAGATTATATACAGTATATCTTGACAAATAATCAGTTGATTTTTACTAGGCAAATCGGATAAACAGCATCTTCTTTTAACTTGTTTGTTGTAGAGTGAACTCTTCATATTTAGTAAATTAATGATAGTCATGACTCTAAAGAGATTACATAGTCAAGACTATttattgcataatttatgtcTTGATCAAAGCATATTTTCGTATGTGTTGATTTATGCTTCTTTACATTCTTCATACTATCATAAGTACTCTCATTTTCAAATTGCCATTTGATTATTTGGTTTGGTGTTGCATTCCTTCATACACCTGAAGTAACGATATGAAATTTTCTCAGTAAAGTATCCGTAGACCTGATACAGCTTTCCAAAGCTATACTGCTGTGCTCATTCAGCACATGGTTCAGTAACTCAATATATTAGTGAGGAATTTTGATTACTCACGCTCCCCATGCCTCTGTGTGTGTTATAAGTGCTTGTGTACTTAGCAGCTATTACGCTGTGATTTCATTTTGGGTTTGAAACAGATTGGCCACAGCCAAGAAAATGCCAGAGTGTATTGCTAATGTAGAATATATTTGAAGCATTATTTGCAAAAAAAGTCTCATTTTATGGTGTTTCCAGTAAGTAGAATGCTAGtgaaattgtttgaaaaaaatgaaatgattgtgatttctttcatttattcatccattGATCCACTAAATCTATCAGTCAATCATTCATTATTGCACCCATGCATTTACAATCACACCTATTTGTAATTGATAGGActtctttgtatttatttgttgttaTTCATTTGCTTACTAAGCCTGCTTACTTATTTAAGAATTTTGCTTGTATTTTAACAGGGTATTTATTCCAGAGTTGCTAAAGTTTGTAAGAATGACCAAGGAGGAAGTTGGATATCGGTTAATGAATGGACAACCTTCCAAAAGATTCGTCTAAACTGTTCGTTACCTGGAGCAATTCCATTTTACTTCCACTTCCTCcgtaagtatatatatatattttctctctgttcattccttttcataaaatgtatatTTGTCCAATCTCCTTCCCTTCCTTTGCTATTTATTCATCTCTATCTTTTAATTATTGTACCCTTTATCACTTATTATTTGTTTGCTAGCTTTCATATCTTTTTCTCTGTTCCTCTCTGTCACTCATTTGATCTTCACCTTTATTACACTCttgtcctttcttcttttccttccttccatcctttcttattttttatgaaaaaagtcTCCAGATACTTCTCCCCTTCTGGTTCCTAAGAATCCTTCCTTCTCCATTTTTACTTTCACATTTTGTCTTTCCCCATGTCATCCATCTCTTTCCTTTAAGACTTTCCTCATTTTCTCTCTCCGTCAATCCTTTATTCCTCTGTCCTTCGTATCCTAATCAACTGTTTCCCTAAATAGATATCAATTAAGCCCAGATAGCATTGTTCTATCCCATGCCATATTTCCTTAGGGAAAAGTTGCAATATTACTTTGTAATCCTCCAAAACGCATCTCATACAATTATGATAGCATAGGGGATTAGACATTGGCATTGAAAGGACTATGATATTGTCCGGGCTGTGGAATAGAAGAATTAAAACCATTTGTCAGCGGTGATGAAAGCTACTCTTGTCTGTCAGCATAACTAAAACCTGTCAGAAGAATTTTCTGGAAAGCTCGTTAAGATTTGTGGAAAAGTAATCATCATTCATTCCCGTCTGAATTTAGAACTCTCTTCGTTCTCATATTTGTCATGCAGAATGTGTTGCATTATTTAAGATTGTGGCATAAGAAAGAAGTAATTTAATTCAAGTACAATTTTCGACAACTGATGCTTAATTGGAATTTGTAGTTGATCTCATTCGGCTGATTGATTGCTGCAGTTTATAGCTACTTATTAATTTGGTGGCTAATTCATATGAACTAATTTCTTTTGATTACTTCAATTTCCTATGAAGCATTCCAATTAAGGTTCTTAATGACTCAAGTGTAATGCCTAATAGAAACGATTAAAACCATTTCCAAGAAAATTGTAATGGATTTTACCCATGAGAACTTATGTTTTCATCTTTACTTTAAATGCTCTGTTTTCCAAACATTTTATAATAAGAGGACAAAGTGTTGTTCGCAAGTGGTTAAACAAATAATCAACTGAAAAGGCAGGATATGATCACAATGAAGACAAAGACAATAGCTCTAGCCTACATAGAGAATACTTACAGTTTACATGTTAGGCCGTCTTAATGCAATTCTTCCATGTGCCTCACAATTACAATTGTTATTTTCACTCAACCCATCATGTGTCGTATATCCATGGGAACTTGATAAACACTATCTTTACACCTTCCTAGCTAGGTCCCACCTGCTGATTTAGCTAGAATTGACCGTAGGTACCAAAGTCATGAGCaaatttaaaggtattgtttaactttgtgagcagctgatttaaaaaattctcaaaccaagatgaaacatgtgtacaagtgcatgtattagaactaataaaccctgaaaacaaccattattgagaataaaaagctaaaactacaaggcaaaccccgattttgtaaataggcgtcttatagacacctaaatagtacacataagtgtatgggatgaaattaaaatggtgtttccggtcactttatatttcaatttttgaagcactaaataatcattttcgaacgcaatttttttctgggcttcatttttggaacatatcacagacacaggtgacaagtgtgaccttctagctcagattttttaagtcaaaccaatgctaaccaatcactttaagcttGATGTCTCAGAATAATATGAACCTTCGACTAAGTTGTATTTGTATAATTGGACTCTGGTTCTTATTTTTATCTTAATGACAGAGGATGTTGAAATGGTGGAATCTGAAAATGATACTCTCTTCTATACAGTCTTCACTACCGGAGGGTAAGTCATTTTGTTCTCAATTTTGAAATATGTGCCAGTTTTCGGATAATTATTGAAATGAGCACATTGACCTtgaacatgtgaaatgtaatttgaatttgtgagTTCCTGCTCAAAAACcttgtaatgatgataatgatgagagtaacattttaattttagaTATCTACTGCACTGTTAGAGCTTTCAGATGTAACCTCCTCAATAAATGAATctgatttttgttattttaaagacaagaatgaaaattataaattcTGCCTGTTTTCCTGTAGTACAATTGTATTGTATGTGACAGGTCAACCTTCTCTTATATGAAGACTAGCATTCATttaacctttttattgtctgtTATATAGTCATGAGATTCCTGGCTCAGCTGTATGTGTATTCAGTCTGAATAAGATAAGAACTATCATGAATGAAGGAGAGTTTAAAGAGCAACAAGGAGGGGCGTGGTATCCCGCCTccccaccaccacaaccaccaccaacACCCCCAAGACCAGGATTGGTGAGTCTCTCTTAttatcatgggcggaaatcccaggggggacgtgtcccccctactcaaactAGTAGGGGggaacacaatatcaaatgtcccccctactattttgggtctgcggtgatgctaagaaatatatcactcaaaatgggaataaaacttgcgttttgggacgagatgacctttttttttgcttgtcaaattttccagacccttgtcccccctaccttttgggagagatttccgcccctgcttATTATTACCTTTCATCTTTATGACTCTAAATCCtgtttatattactttgttaaTTAATTGATGTATTTCCCCCCCTGTGATACAGTGtttgaaaatcaagtgtaattCCTCCTTTTGTGAATAAAAAGCAGTAAAGCATCATGAGAAAACGCTGGTGGCTGATGACTGGCCATAAATCCCCATGACCTTGGCTACCCTTACTAGTGACAAGTCTTAactatacaaaatataaatgatgaAATTTACCTTCTGCTTTATTATTAATGGGGAATTTATTTAGTTTCATTGGATTATAACATCAATCTCAATTTTAGATGGGTTGTTTGAATAGcaatattcataatgtttagTCACATAGCTTACTCTTAGTATAAATGGCCATGATGGAAATGATCAAATTATATATCAAACAATGATATTTCCCGtctttaagaaatatatttttgtttgtctttctttctttccagtGTGATGCCGACTACCAAAGTTCTGCTTCTTTACTGCAATGGATATCCTCTCACCCTCTCATGCATGAAGCCGTACCAACCCACAAGAACCCACTACCTATCTTTACACTCACGAGGGCAGACTACAGGTTAACACAGATCATGGTCCATAGCCAAAGAGCCGTTGATAGTAATTACCAAGTATTATTCCTCGGAACAGGTGAGTTTGAATTCATTCtgttcttcatttttctccctTGTTTTGTACCACCATCATATGCCTCTTCTGATATTCTTCCCTTATCCACAATTCTTTggcttctcttcctcctccaccACTTCTATTTCTTcaatcttcttttcttcctccttcATCCCATTCTTggttctcctcttcctcctgtATAATATGACTTTTCCGTTCGTCTTTTTGCCTTTTCACTTCTATTTCCtccttgtttcatttcattcttttcattctttacaTTCCCTCTTCTCACTCTTATCTCTATCCAAAATATTAATCCAAGCCCTGATATCTGTTCCGTTAAGAATCAGAAAAATTTTCATAGTTTATTATCAAACCTTTGGATAATTCTCTCTCTTCTAATCTATTTCCTTCTCATGTCATCTCATTTTTACCCCATCCCCATTTTCTCTTCTGCATACCCTTTCCGTAATCTAACATAatggccgtattctgaagtcagatttaacttagaccatgatctaactctgtgctaaaattatgggaagccaggcgtttcaaaattttgtttacattgaatgcttgtcatgtttactgtgctctttactaattctttaatggtgaagacaactgtcATACTTATCCTTTCCAGGCAGTTAATGATGTTTTGGGAGtcaatgagctgatacattgaacctctactgttatagatttatgtaacaactggctttccatagttaaaccacaactttaaacctgagtttaagttgaacccgacttcagaatacgggccaatgagtCATGGGtatcattaacattttttttttctgacaaatTGTCTGATTCAACAACTTCCTTGATTTCAATTTTGAGATGACTAAAAAGCAATGTTCCTATGGTAATTATTAATTAAAACATGAAATGCCCATCAGTTCAGTATCGAAACAGAGCAAGAATTTATCCTCCTTTATCCCACCCTACAGATGATAGCAAACTCTTAAAGGTTGTCCTAGTTGAGACCGAAGATGGCGCTGTTCATACTAATCTCTTGGAGGAGATCAGCCTTCATCCTAAAGACAGCTGTGAGAAAGTTATTAACATGGAGCCAGTTACCAACCATGAAGGGAAACAAGTCATTCTAGTTAACACCAATAGCTCTATCTTAGAGGTTCCATTGCAGAGGTGTATAAACTATACAAGTGATTGGTAAGTTAGTTGGGCTGTTTTACTTGTTTTAGTTGACAACAAATGTAGATGTGTATTATCCCTGTAATTTGCTCCTTGTCTAGCATTCTTAATTCATCTTTTAGAGTTATATGtcattgtattatattttatatttgaaaaaaagttagtgaatCTTGAAGGTGAAAAAGAAGAAGGCCATGCAGAATTGCAAACCATAGAAATTGAGGATAAAATAAAACTTCTGGGGCCTGTTACATAACACTTTTGCCATAGAAAATTTTCAgtggcataattttgtttaccagtgtttttgtttctttgccaGAGTTTTATTAcaacaaaagttttatgcaacgggcccctggcatgtttattttcatacaGTTAAAGCCTTAATTCAGGCATTGACATTCAACTTCTATCtactttgatttcttttatcgtaatatctttttatctttcttcctacagtacatgtacacaagATCCTTTCTGTGTGTGGAATAGTATAACAGATGAATGCTACGAGTATACTGGAGATAATGCATTGTGAGTATTCAATGTTGTGTATTTTGGGAAAATACGAACTGCTCATAAATTGGAAAAAGCCTTGGTtgtattctattttgttttaagaaAATTATTGTATGCAAGGAAGTTTTAcaggtctttttttttaacagataaAATCCTCATGATgtagaaatatattgtattCTCAAACAGGTTTTATTTCTCTGTCACTGTCCCAGCCTATGCCTTCCTGCTCTGTGTGTCTGtccatctccccctctctctttttctttcggTCTTTTGTTTCCCCTCCATCTATCCTATTACTATCTATAATAactctttatttgatatttttctcttACAGTGATGAACAAGATGTCAGTAACATGCAGGAATGTCCAGGTAAAGATAATGTtctttagaaacaaaattgcaaattcatgaaatacatAGACTTCAGTTTTCCAGTACCTATTTGATTGAAAACAGGCCACACAACTCAAACTTTTGTATGTGTAAGGACAGtgtatgttattacatgaaattgttAATTTGTTTACTACAAGGTgtttaagaaaataaacattgcattattattttgaatgcaTCCTCTCATTTATATGACATTATAAGATTACAAGATCCAGTTTTTCAATCTAACTGGATCTGATCCATCATTGGAATATCCTGAATAACTTTGATTTATTCACAAGTGTCATTTCATGGCAATTTTTGTCAACATGTAGCTGTTTATATCTTCATTAATATTCCccttctttactttctttcacACCATATCTCCTGGTCTTAATCTTCTTTTTGATGGCCTTCTTGGAcctcatttatctttaaatagaAGGTAAGTTCCAGAATAatttatatatcaataaatcTTATTCCATAATCATAAGTACATTTTCATCTATATAAATTTATGTGTCATTGTaggatatatattttgtgatatgtCGAATAATCATGTCATATAGTTTTGGAAAATTcactatcataattatgatattttctGTTTCTAGTAGTTGAATAGTTAAGTCTATGCATTATGTCTTGAAGAATGATTGCATTTAGACATGGAATCATGATGTTAAGAGTTACCATGCAGGATGGGCTGTTATAGAACACTAATCCAAACTCATATATATCTATAGTATTCTACAAAATCATGCTCATACTAGAAACGCAAAATAATTAATGATGTATATTCTCATGCTCGTGTCATATTAAGGTATTGAAAATCAAAGCTCTTTCTGTTAACATTATAACATGCTTATGCTATCAGCTCTACTGCCATCATtggtgaaaaaataaacaactcGATAATATATCAATGTAATCACAAAGAAAAACTATACTGCTTAATACAGTCACATAACATGCATGATCATTTCACAAGAATATGCTTCA encodes:
- the LOC121416298 gene encoding semaphorin-1A-like isoform X8, producing the protein MLLPSCLRCWLTSVTICVLHLFSTSHASSRWIDQEPNLISQDSFQNFRSFQGQHFGSMTLNSEQRLLMVGAQNAFYQINLEEPLGSQQGIQNYSWSSEYVTIENCLMKGVEQWECQNFIEVLQMNSADNNRLFACGTNAQSPKCRYFTDSSLQDYVESDGTFISPFNPKQEGTALFADGNLYTGVARDYTARDSVIFRSQGTQKVLYTKIMDSTWLKIPAFIKSFDVGDWILFFFREVAVEYTSGEGIYSRVAKVCKNDQGGSWISVNEWTTFQKIRLNCSLPGAIPFYFHFLQDVEMVESENDTLFYTVFTTGGHEIPGSAVCVFSLNKIRTIMNEGEFKEQQGGAWYPASPPPQPPPTPPRPGLCDADYQSSASLLQWISSHPLMHEAVPTHKNPLPIFTLTRADYRLTQIMVHSQRAVDSNYQVLFLGTDDSKLLKVVLVETEDGAVHTNLLEEISLHPKDSCEKVINMEPVTNHEGKQVILVNTNSSILEVPLQRCINYTSDCTCTQDPFCVWNSITDECYEYTGDNAFDEQDVSNMQECPEEPPPPTTPQPECICETTAPSAAATTKYTTVMATTPSTVPRTTTAVPTTPSTVSTTIIDWTTTVNSSTVLPVGSHQPSESTTDGELTGGEDDNNISEGKLPSSLPPSTTISNVIGPVDPQRNHSLMEEGNVLVLVFLILGWILFTFCGMVVLYQCYNQHHKGMKTKEQKDLLSTPNQNGKVGNGIPLEVPWSPPSRATHTPAGRERDSLGPVNGHSLPRRPVPVPTPMVPPAYRSPVSFAHTVGSLPSPARINKYKNNTSTFNSLDRHRTPQIHNLYVEHPRSHANEPYSPYNGRVMTAEDRRPSGASDSEMYDDDVWQPRMAGEELV
- the LOC121416298 gene encoding semaphorin-1A-like isoform X9 translates to MLLPSCLRCWLTSVTICVLHLFSTSHASSRWIDQEPNLISQDSFQNFRSFQGQHFGSMTLNSEQRLLMVGAQNAFYQINLEEPLGSQQGIQNYSWSSEYVTIENCLMKGVEQWECQNFIEVLQMNSADNNRLFACGTNAQSPKCRYFTDSSLQDYVESDGTFISPFNPKQEGTALFADGNLYTGVARDYTARDSVIFRSQGTQKVLYTKIMDSTWLKIPAFIKSFDVGDWILFFFREVAVEYTSGEGIYSRVAKVCKNDQGGSWISVNEWTTFQKIRLNCSLPGAIPFYFHFLQDVEMVESENDTLFYTVFTTGGHEIPGSAVCVFSLNKIRTIMNEGEFKEQQGGAWYPASPPPQPPPTPPRPGLCDADYQSSASLLQWISSHPLMHEAVPTHKNPLPIFTLTRADYRLTQIMVHSQRAVDSNYQVLFLGTDDSKLLKVVLVETEDGAVHTNLLEEISLHPKDSCEKVINMEPVTNHEGKQVILVNTNSSILEVPLQRCINYTSDCTCTQDPFCVWNSITDECYEYTGDNAFDEQDVSNMQECPEEPPPPTTPQPECICETTAPSAAATTKYTTVMATTPSTVPRTTTAVPTTPSTVSTTIIDWTTTVNSSTVLPVGSHQPSESTTDGELTGGEDDNNISEDPQRNHSLMEEGNVLVLVFLILGWILFTFCGMVVLYQCYNQHHKGIYQPPSSDDSILSARMKTKEQKDLLSTPNQNGKVGNGIPLEVPWSPPSRATHTPAGRERDSLGPVNGHSLPRRPVPVPTPMVPPAYRSPVSFAHTVGSLPSPARINKYKNNTSTFNSLDRHRTPQIHNLYVEHPRSHANEPYSPYNGRVMTAEDRRPSGASDSEMYDDDVWQPRMAGEELV